From Vicia villosa cultivar HV-30 ecotype Madison, WI unplaced genomic scaffold, Vvil1.0 ctg.000102F_1_1_1, whole genome shotgun sequence, a single genomic window includes:
- the LOC131624093 gene encoding uncharacterized protein LOC131624093, protein MSQSSPSKKSSPSSETASGSRAPNVVSDQDVVLNVVPLNSVPATDPVRIVTRILNEGHQVDGISVPLAQIPASENSKDDQDGQDDASKDQGDVETSVDNNDEKTPGAKDVETSEAINVETSGTKDAEILEPEKAEEVPVAPSKETLNEGPTVHDVVNLDDLDDYIDIADDELISSISHRVKTHKGKQVCDQDFSKPQVTPQVTPQKKVTIKKIKKVPAEPSTTGSKTAVKKRKERSVSVPEDDVLSDVPDIPSKKKIAVTKSSTKVRDVPLDNIYLHYASNAIQWKFVYQRRLALERELANDALECQEVMKLIKSAGLIKTVTHLSKCYEMLVKEFIVNLSQDCGDGRTDDFHKVYVRRKCIDFSPAVINLYLGRDAEAQPELEVTDNEVCKVITGGKVKKWPIKSKLSASSLNVRYALLHKIGAANWVPTNHTSTIVVGLGRFIYAVGTKTKFDYGTYIFDQTMRHVGTSATKLPIAFPSLICGIILKQHPGILKSKDYVCKRESALSFHYKLLQRSDDMTSDGTSQPSKSVNKALLIAELKETCQELDNRKLKLEKLIQSLEQSTDDDLAGERDGDNMDEDKGAEEEAEEAEAEGAESGSSDAAEETSSSSDDNPGGSSDEDNDGSDD, encoded by the exons ATGTCTCAGAGTTCTCCCTCAAAGAAATCTTCTCCTTcctctgaaacagcatcaggttCTAGGGCACCCAATGTGGTGAGTGATCAAGATGTTGTGTTGAatgttgtgccattgaactcTGTTCCTGCTACCGATCCTGTTC GTATTGTcacaagaatcttgaatgaagggcaccAGGTTGATGGAATatctgttcctctagcccaaatTCCTGCCTCTGAGAACAGCAAAGATGATCAAGATGGTCAAGATGATGCTAGCAAAGATCAGggtgatgttgagacatctgttgaCAACAATGATGAGAAGACCCCTGGTGccaaagatgttgagacatctgaagctatcaatgttgaaaCATCTGGTACTAAAGATGCTGAGATTCTTGAACCTGAGAAAGCTGaagaggttcctgttgctccttctaAAGAAACCCTTAATGAAGGCCCTACTGTGCATGATGTGGTGAATCTGGATGATCTGGATGATTATATTGACATTGCTGATGATGAGCTCATCTCTAGCATCTCTCATAGAGTCAAGACTCATAAGGGCAAACAGGTTTGTGATCAAGATTTTTCCAAACCTCAAGTTACTCCTCAAGTTACTCCTCAAAAGAAGGTCACTATAAAGAAGATCAAGAAGGTTCCTGCTGAACCTTCAACCACTGGGAGCAAGACTGcagtgaagaagaggaaggaaagaagtgTTTCTGTTCCTGAAGACGATGTcttaagtgatgtccctgacatcccatcaaagaagaagattgctgtcaCAAAATCCTCCACAAAGGTTCGTGATGTTCCTTTGGACAACATTTATTTGCACTATGCTTCAAATGCTATCCAGTGGAAGTTTGtttatcaaagaaggctggctcTAGAAAGAGAATTAGCTAATGATGCTCTGGAATGTCAAGAGGTCATGAAGCTCATCAAGTCTGCAGGTTTGATTAAAACTGTTACTCATCTTTCAAAGtgttatgaaatgcttgtgaaggaATTTATTGTGAACTTGTCTCAAGATTGTGGTGATGGAAGAACTGATGATTTTCATAAGGTGTATGTTAGAAGAAAGTGTATAGATTTTTCCCCTGCAGTTATCAACCTATATCTAGGTAGAGATGCtgaggctcaacctgagcttgaagtgactGATAATGAGGTGTGCAAGGTAATCACTGGTGGTAAGGTTAAGAAGTGGCCCATAAAGAGCAAACTGTCTGCTAGTTCTCTTAATGTCAGGTATGCATTGCTGCACAAAATTGGTGCTGCTAATTGGGTGCCTACCAATCACACTTCTACCATTGTTGTTGGCCTAGGAAGATTCATATATGCTGTGGGAACCAAGACAAAATTTGACTATGGGACTTACATATTTGATCAAACTATGAGGCATGTTGGTACCTCTGCTACCAAGCTTCCCATTGCCTTCCCATCTCTGATATGTGGGATAATCCTCAAGCAACACCCTGGAATTCTGAAAAGTAAAGATTATGTATGTAAGAGGGAGAGTGCTTTGtcttttcactacaagctgcttcaGAGGTCTGATGACATGACATCTGATGGGACATCACAACCCAGCAAGTCTGTGAACAAAGCCCTTCTTATTGCTGAGCTGAAAGAGACTTGTCAAGAGTTGGACAACAGGAAGCTGAAACTTGAAAAGCTCATCcaaagtcttgagcagtctaCAGATGATGACCTTGCTGGTGAGAGGGATGGTGACAATATGGATGAAGACAAAGGTGCTGAGGAAGAGGCTGAGGAAGCTGAAGCTGAGGGTGCTGAAAGTGGGAGTAGTGATGCTGCTGAAGAGACTAGTAGCTCAAGTGATGACAATCCTGGTGGCTCTAGTGATGAAGACAATGATGGGTCTGATGATTAG
- the LOC131624102 gene encoding probable WRKY transcription factor 13, with product MSEIVINNLFEEHIPTPMGFIPLPTNLTFPSLGCNNHQSLKPFTSVASSLTSEISSDSTSQTLLTTTTTNPQKSKEYLTPSFEDGTTQFLSLHRPTINPWAILGGGVGDNYFNNNNNNNNNDKRSGVVHDNYHLGVCSTSSMKMKKMKGRKKVREPRFCFKTLSADVDVLDDGYKWRKYGQKVVKNTQHPRSYYRCTQENCRVKKRVERLGEDPRMVITTYEGRHVHTPSNELEDSQNQSQFESFLW from the exons ATGTCTGAAATTGTTATCAACAATTTATTTGAGGAACATATTCCCACACCAATGGGTTTCATTCCACTCCCAACAAACCTAACTTTCCCTTCTTTGGGTTGCAATAATCATCAATCTTTGAAACCTTTCACTTCCGTAGCTTCTTCACTTACATCTGAAATATCATCAGATTCTACATCACAAACCCtactcacaacaacaacaaccaatccTCAAAAATCAAAAGAGTATCTCACTCCAAGCTTTGAAGATGGAACTACTCAATTCCTATCCTTGCATAGACCCACTATAAATCCATG GGCAATATTAGGAGGAGGAGTAGGTGATAATtacttcaataataataataataataataataatgataagagAAGTGGAGTAGTTCATGATAATTATCATTTGGGAGTTTGTTCTACTTCTagcatgaagatgaagaaaatgaagggaAGAAAGAAAGTGAGAGAGCCTAGGTTTTGCTTCAAGACACTGAGTGCTGATGTTGATGTTTTGGATGATGGTTACAAGTGGAGGAAGTATGGACAAAAAGTTGTAAAGAACACACAACACCCAAG AAGCTATTACCGTTGCACTCAAGAGAATTGTCGTGTAAAGAAACGTGTGGAGCGGTTAGGGGAAGATCCAAGGATGGTGATAACCACATATGAAGGGAGACATGTACACACTCCATCAAATGAGCTTGAAGATTCCCAAAATCAATCTCAATTTGAGAGTTTCTTGTGGTAG